GCTCGCTCTCCGCCGAAGAGTACTTTGGCGCCAGCCTGTGGCAGCTATACAAGAGCATTGACTCGCCGTACAAAGCGGTGCTGAAAACGCTGCTGCTGGAAGCCTATTCATGGGAATATCCTAACCCACGTCTGCTGGCGAAAGATATTAAACAACGTCTGCATGACGGTGAAATCGTATCGTTTGGACTCGATCCCTACTGCATGATGCTGGAACGGGTCACTGAATACCTGACGGCGATTGAAGATCCGACGCGGCTGGATTTAGTCCGCCGCTGCTTTTACCTGAAAGTGTGCGAGAAATTAAGTCGCGAGCGTGCCTGCGTAGGCTGGCGTCGGGAAGTATTAAGCCAGTTAGTCAGCGAGTGGGGATGGGACGACGCGCGTCTGACCATGCTCGATAATCGCGCAAACTGGAAAATCGATCAGGTGCGCGAAGCCCACAACGAATTGCTCGACGCCATGATGCAAAGCTATCGTAATCTGATTCGCTTTGCGCGGCGCAACAACCTCAGCGTGAGTGCCAGCCCGCAGGATATCGGCGTACTGACGCGTAAGCTGTACGCGGCTTTTGAAGCGTTGCCGGGTAAAGTCACGCTGGTGAACCCGCAGATATCGCCGGATCTGTCCGAGCCGAATTTAACCTTTATCCATGTGCCGCCGGGACGCGCCAACCGTTCAGGCTGGTATCTCTACAACCGCGCGCCGAACATGGATTCCATCATCAGCCATCAGCCGCTGGAATATAACCGTTATCTTAATAAGCTGGTCGCGTGGGCGTGGTTCAACGGCCTGCTGACGTCGCGAACGCATCTGTTTATTAAGGGCAACGGTATTGTCGACCTGCCTAAGTTACAGGAGATGGTCGCCGATGTTTCGCACCATTTCCCGCTGCGCTTGCCTGCTCCGACGCCGAAAGCGCTCTACAGCCCCTGTGAAATTCGCCATCTGGCGATTATCGTTAACCTCGAATATGACCCGACGGCGGCGTTTCGCAATAAAGTGGTCCATTTTGACTTCCGTAAGCTGGACGTTTTCAGCTTTGGCGAAGAGCAAAACTGTCTGATAGGCAGTATCGACTTGTTATATCGCAACTCGTGGAACGAAGTGCGTACTCTGCACTTTAACGGCGAGCAGGCGATGATCGAAGCGCTGAAAACGATTCTGGGGAAAATGCACCAGGATGCCGCGCCGCCGGATAGCGTGGAGGTGTTCTGCTACAGTCAGCATCTTCGCGGCCTGATTCGCACCCGTGTGCAGCAACTGGTCTCCGAATGTATTGAGCTACGTCTTTCCAGCACCCGTCAGGAGACCGGTCGCTTCAAGGCGCTGCGGGTTTCCGGGCAGACGTGGGGGCTATTCTTCGAACGCTTGAATGTCTCGGTGCAGAAGCTGGAGAACGCTATCGAATTCTACGGCGCGATTTCGCATAACAAGCTGCACGGGCTGTCGGTACAGGTGGAAACCAACCAGGTGAAATTGCCGTCAGTGGTGGATGGCTTCGCCAGCGAAGGGATTATCCAGTTCTTCTTTGAAGAAACAGGCGATGAGAAAGGCTTTAACATTTATATTCTGGATGAAAGTAACCGGGCGGAAGTATATCACCACTGCGAAGGTAGCAAGGAAGAACTGGTGCGCGACGTCAGTCGCTTCTATTCGTCATCGCACGATCGCTTCACGTATGGCTCCAGTTTTATCAACTTTAACCTGCCGCAGTTCTACCAG
This DNA window, taken from Salmonella enterica subsp. enterica serovar Typhimurium str. LT2, encodes the following:
- the cyaA gene encoding adenylate cyclase (adenylate cyclase. (SW:CYAA_SALTY)), with the protein product MYLYIETLKQRLDAINQLRVDRALAAMGPAFQQVYSLLPTLLHYHHPLMPGYLDGNVPSGICFYTPDETQRHYLNELELYRGMTPQDPPKGELPITGVYTMGSTSSVGQSCSSDLDIWVCHQSWLDGEERQLLQRKCSLLESWAASLGVEVSFFLIDENRFRHNESGSLGGEDCGSTQHILLLDEFYRTAVRLAGKRILWSMVPCDEEEHYDDYVMTLYAQGVLTPNEWLDLGGLSSLSAEEYFGASLWQLYKSIDSPYKAVLKTLLLEAYSWEYPNPRLLAKDIKQRLHDGEIVSFGLDPYCMMLERVTEYLTAIEDPTRLDLVRRCFYLKVCEKLSRERACVGWRREVLSQLVSEWGWDDARLTMLDNRANWKIDQVREAHNELLDAMMQSYRNLIRFARRNNLSVSASPQDIGVLTRKLYAAFEALPGKVTLVNPQISPDLSEPNLTFIHVPPGRANRSGWYLYNRAPNMDSIISHQPLEYNRYLNKLVAWAWFNGLLTSRTHLFIKGNGIVDLPKLQEMVADVSHHFPLRLPAPTPKALYSPCEIRHLAIIVNLEYDPTAAFRNKVVHFDFRKLDVFSFGEEQNCLIGSIDLLYRNSWNEVRTLHFNGEQAMIEALKTILGKMHQDAAPPDSVEVFCYSQHLRGLIRTRVQQLVSECIELRLSSTRQETGRFKALRVSGQTWGLFFERLNVSVQKLENAIEFYGAISHNKLHGLSVQVETNQVKLPSVVDGFASEGIIQFFFEETGDEKGFNIYILDESNRAEVYHHCEGSKEELVRDVSRFYSSSHDRFTYGSSFINFNLPQFYQIVKTDGRAQVIPFRTQPINTVPPANQDHDAPLLQQYFS